A single window of Drosophila suzukii chromosome 3, CBGP_Dsuzu_IsoJpt1.0, whole genome shotgun sequence DNA harbors:
- the LOC108012294 gene encoding uncharacterized protein, giving the protein MPSVANNNYSNDARLSYVVNQVASVSVSVVASASASASVLPSASASASAFPTFSPPRIASLVASSSAEDLSSFGDVTFDIFDDDDDLFGSPMAFDASEQGLWNGRFVPPPPRPPFFVDEPVLSDGLTTCDLCSWAMPTKSTFMFEGTIEKATELGWPLTLIIVSVLSALLGAIIMIAVVRCRRKKSSNNRNDTHVQWWSRNKRAHGNGLSGAGGVNGAAGGAAGSAHHHNGSSSNINNNHLRRSNIYTAHPADSIRGLQPLPVVLPLPLPLPHPPSGGASPASASPPAPQQQQPLQQQQQSNHYFHPYQQQQHLHHSHTHHHHTHHHVPLYAHDCDEDAAYEEPEYHQPQQLHSVNSSSSLSSMGSSPMPPETSGSGATNWPPGATSATMVIAS; this is encoded by the exons atgCCATCCGTAGCGAACAACAACTACAGCAACGATGCGCGTCTCAGTTACGTTGTAAATCAAGTCGCatccgtatctgtatctgtagtCGCCTcagcatccgcatccgcatccgtCTTGCCctccgcatccgcatccgctTCCGCATTTCCCACTTTCAGTCCGCCGCGGATTGCAAGTCTGGTGGCCAGCAGCTCCGCGGAGGACCTGAGCAGCTTCGGTGACGTGACATTCGACATCTTCGATGACGATGACGACCTGTTTGGCTCGCCAATGGCCTTCGATGCCAGCGAACAGGGCCTCTGGAACGGCCGCTTCGTACCGCCCCCGCCCCGCCCGCCCTTCTTCGTCGACGAGCCGGTCCTCAGCGACGGCCTGACCACGTGTGATTTGTGCTCCTGGGCGATGCCCACCAAGAGCACCTTCATGTTCGAGGGCACGATAG AAAAGGCCACAGAACTGGGCTGGCCACTGACGTTGATCATCGTGTCCGTGTTGTCGGCGCTGCTAGGCGCCATCATCATGATTGCCGTGGTGCGCTGCCGGCGCAAAAAGTCCTCCAACAATCGCAACG ACACGCACGTGCAGTGGTGGTCCCGCAACAAGCGCGCCCACGGCAACGGCCTGAGTGGTGCGGGCGGGGTGAATGGGGCGGCGGGTGGTGCCGCCGGCAGTGCGCACCACCAcaacggcagcagcagcaacataaaCAACAACCACCTGAGGCGGAGCAACATCTACACGGCCCACCCGGCGGACAGCATACGAGGTTTGCAGCCGTTGCCGGTGGTGCTGCCGCTGCCTCTGCCACTGCCCCACCCACCATCTGGTGGTGCCTCGCCAGCCTCGGCCTCACCGCCTGccccacagcagcagcagccgctgcagcagcaacagcaatcgAACCACTACTTCCATCCataccagcagcagcagcatctgCACCACTCGCACACGCACCACCATCACACGCACCACCATGTGCCGCTGTATGCGCACGATTGCGACGAGGATGCCGCCTACGAGGAGCCGGAATACCATCAGCCGCAGCAGCTGCACTCGGTGAACAGCAGCAGCTCCCTGTCCTCGATGGGATCCTCGCCGATGCCGCCGGAAACGAGCGGTTCCGGAGCCACCAACTGGCCACCGGGAGCCACATCCGCCACCATGGTCATAGCCAGCTGA
- the Sfp65A gene encoding uncharacterized protein Sfp65A: protein MGWILELLLFVCAGVLATKKDGDNSNSIVLKGRVISMNISTSGLHDAVGDTLVPGPGFLQEIKVGNIPNLKGPLLPALGKDVVITSESTHSKNGEKNTINSRIQSVTNKPRLNLRDLLKSPPLNKSPKPKSG, encoded by the exons ATGGGTTGGATACTGGAACTGTTGCTTTTCGTTTGTGCAGGCGTTCTAGCTACTAAAAAGGATGGTGATAATTCCAATAGCATTGTATTAAAAGGCAGAGTTATATCGATGAACATCTCCACATCGGGCTTACACGATGCAGTGGGAGATACTCTAGTACCAGGACCGGGATTCCTTCAGGAAATCAAAGTCGGCAATATTCCAAATCTCAAAGGTCCGCTATTGCCGGCTCTTGGTAAGGATGTTGTCATTACGAGCGAGAGCACGCATTCGAAAAACGGTGAGAAGAATACTATTAACTCCAGAATCCAATCGGTGACGAATAAGCCCAGATTGAATCTGCGTGACTTATTGAAATCTCCACCTCTAAACAA GTCCCCAAAACCAAAGTCAGGATGA